One Streptomyces sp. NBC_00223 genomic window carries:
- a CDS encoding ATP-binding protein, with protein sequence MTANAEETSLEEVDLTPTPQLLEALGDIPYKPWQCLAELIDNSFDDFLSDPDRGEQREVWITLPKPTDDDPIVGLLDNGRGMSLEALQSAVKAGYSGKRRYGSLGLFGMGFNIATARLGNRTEVRTTRAGDADWLIVEIDLRRLARNDSFRAPLRREPKQDVSDHGTEVIVRHLRTEIADDLKKANRHTSVRADLGRVYSYLLRGENPVPGVPDGPMAGRGFRLKVNGKTVSPRLPCVWSASRTVTRQGREIAAVRPVDIRLASALACMKCGHWQSPDLALDQCAQCDSDDMQLRERRIHGWFGVQRYLDETDYGIDFLRNGRKIRIGDRSLFSWENPDDGSQVSEYPVDIPATQGRIVGEIHLDHVPVGYQKTDFNRESRDWRQAVIALRGEGPMRPKKAVALGYPLNASPLGEIFKGYQENRPGAGCLIPGNGSVAVHDAAREWGVKFHSGRHPEFLSDEIWYQAVLAHDEARDSGGTPTRPTGPDGAGNPTLTGRTGLTPLGGASTGGTSLGGESPVPQPAPPSAPVETEEQRFERYRADARQVFDLTGEVTLPRLGRRAVTVFDTPTPLLDDHERQVPSLARMGKGVKLEVFVHGEHPVFREYGRDPRDYALMEIAQTLHAFEPDGQKVTAVAAEVTRQFPDQRVTESALRDRADSLLGRVRELMTPIVGPMAGDLWDALPERIRLRAEQDAGRADASLDWPTVVKDGAFVAHLDATGIAAVVRTRPADFLDGTVFTTSWSGWSDSAVKERQVTQTVRPLEVVGEFLADPGGKTRLELSLARITFDMLERSVAGPV encoded by the coding sequence CCCACCGACGACGATCCGATCGTTGGCCTCCTAGACAACGGGCGTGGCATGAGCCTAGAGGCGCTACAGAGCGCGGTGAAGGCCGGTTACAGCGGCAAACGGCGCTACGGCAGCCTCGGCCTGTTCGGCATGGGCTTCAACATCGCCACGGCCCGGCTGGGGAACCGTACCGAGGTGCGGACCACGCGGGCGGGCGACGCGGACTGGCTGATCGTGGAGATCGACCTGCGCCGCCTAGCGCGGAACGACAGCTTCAGGGCCCCCCTTCGCCGAGAGCCCAAGCAGGACGTCTCCGACCACGGCACCGAGGTGATCGTCCGCCATCTGCGCACCGAGATCGCCGACGATCTGAAGAAGGCCAACCGGCACACCTCCGTCCGCGCCGACCTGGGCCGGGTCTACTCATACCTCTTGCGCGGTGAGAACCCGGTGCCGGGCGTTCCGGACGGTCCGATGGCGGGCCGCGGCTTCCGGCTGAAGGTGAACGGGAAGACCGTCTCGCCGAGGCTCCCCTGCGTCTGGTCCGCGTCGCGGACGGTAACCCGACAGGGGCGGGAGATCGCCGCCGTCAGGCCGGTCGACATCCGACTGGCTTCGGCGTTGGCGTGCATGAAGTGCGGCCACTGGCAGAGCCCGGATCTCGCCTTGGACCAGTGCGCCCAGTGCGACAGCGACGACATGCAGCTGCGCGAGCGCCGCATCCACGGTTGGTTCGGAGTTCAGCGCTACCTCGACGAAACCGACTACGGGATCGACTTCCTGCGCAACGGCCGAAAGATCAGGATCGGGGACCGCTCCCTGTTCTCCTGGGAGAACCCGGATGACGGGTCACAGGTCTCGGAGTACCCGGTGGACATCCCCGCCACTCAGGGCCGGATCGTGGGCGAGATCCATCTCGACCACGTCCCGGTGGGCTACCAGAAGACCGACTTCAACCGGGAGAGCCGCGACTGGCGGCAGGCGGTCATCGCCCTTCGAGGCGAGGGGCCGATGCGCCCGAAGAAGGCCGTCGCCCTGGGCTACCCGTTGAACGCCTCCCCTCTGGGCGAGATCTTCAAGGGGTACCAGGAGAACCGCCCGGGCGCCGGGTGCCTGATTCCCGGCAACGGGAGTGTGGCCGTCCATGACGCGGCCCGAGAGTGGGGCGTGAAGTTCCACTCAGGCCGTCACCCCGAGTTCCTCTCGGACGAGATCTGGTACCAGGCAGTCCTGGCACACGACGAGGCCCGCGACAGCGGGGGAACCCCAACGAGGCCGACTGGCCCCGATGGGGCCGGCAACCCCACATTGACAGGGCGCACCGGGCTGACCCCGCTGGGCGGCGCCTCAACCGGTGGGACCAGCCTGGGCGGCGAGTCGCCGGTACCGCAACCCGCCCCACCATCGGCGCCCGTGGAGACCGAGGAGCAGCGCTTCGAGCGCTACCGCGCCGACGCCCGCCAGGTCTTCGATCTGACGGGAGAGGTGACCTTGCCCCGACTTGGCCGCAGGGCCGTGACGGTCTTCGACACGCCGACACCCCTGCTGGACGACCATGAGCGGCAGGTTCCCTCGCTGGCCCGTATGGGCAAGGGCGTGAAGTTGGAAGTGTTCGTCCACGGCGAGCATCCGGTGTTCCGCGAGTACGGACGCGACCCCCGTGACTACGCGCTGATGGAAATTGCACAGACCCTGCACGCGTTCGAGCCGGACGGGCAGAAGGTCACGGCGGTCGCCGCCGAGGTCACCCGACAATTCCCCGACCAGCGGGTGACCGAGTCGGCGCTGCGTGATCGTGCCGACTCCCTGCTGGGCCGCGTGCGCGAACTGATGACACCGATCGTGGGACCGATGGCCGGAGACTTGTGGGACGCGCTCCCGGAGAGGATAAGGCTACGCGCTGAGCAGGACGCCGGCAGGGCCGACGCATCCCTGGATTGGCCCACCGTCGTCAAAGACGGGGCCTTCGTCGCCCACCTCGACGCCACCGGAATCGCGGCCGTCGTCCGGACGCGGCCGGCGGACTTCCTTGACGGGACGGTGTTCACAACGTCCTGGAGCGGCTGGTCGGACAGCGCGGTCAAGGAGCGACAGGTCACGCAGACCGTGCGGCCGCTAGAGGTGGTCGGCGAGTTCCTGGCCGACCCCGGGGGGAAGACACGGCTGGAGCTGTCCTTGGCACGCATCACCTTCGACATGCTCGAACGCAGCGTCGCCGGGCCGGTGTGA
- a CDS encoding DEAD/DEAH box helicase family protein, with amino-acid sequence MAPDFLRAVGPFGFTRQLERLALHLGFTNVVNIDGANDQGGDILATREGHLWVFQAKWKAGAAVPPTAIDEVLEAKAHYGADQAVVVTNSRFGPTIRKRRDSLAAVGMRVELWSGQELADLYADDRFTATRLPARSLRPYQDEALRATLGDLDSADRALLVLATGLGKTVVGGEAIDRHLRDRPQDKVLVVAPAKDLVEQLERALWHHLPKTVRTQLLTGDHRPDDLRGVTCATTTSALGYALAGYRPALVMVDEAHHVAEDGQLAELLDVLDASRQFGVTATPWRGDRFDIRKRFGEPSYTLGIEDGMKLGYLSEVRYRLYADNIDWDFVRGVSDHSYSIKDLNARLFLPERDEGVREELMEVWARTQQPRAIVFCRTVEHAERLATLLAEVPQWRGALAVHANLTKRERQSRLMSFRSGKTPILTAVDILNEGVDVPDVNILCFARVTHSRRIFVQQLGRGLRLRPGKSHVEVLDFVSDIRRVAAILNIRQQIAEDEVETLRLAERGTSFDFADQRAESLMREWIKDAASLETSPEESRLQFPDPAAFGG; translated from the coding sequence ATGGCACCAGACTTCCTCCGCGCGGTAGGACCGTTCGGCTTCACCCGTCAACTGGAACGCCTGGCGCTGCACCTCGGCTTCACCAACGTCGTCAACATCGACGGCGCGAACGACCAGGGCGGTGACATCCTCGCCACCCGCGAGGGACATCTATGGGTGTTCCAGGCCAAGTGGAAGGCCGGCGCGGCAGTGCCGCCCACCGCCATCGATGAAGTCCTGGAGGCCAAAGCCCATTACGGCGCCGATCAGGCTGTCGTGGTCACCAACAGCCGCTTCGGGCCGACCATCCGAAAACGCCGCGACAGTCTCGCCGCCGTCGGCATGCGAGTGGAATTGTGGTCAGGCCAGGAACTGGCTGATCTCTACGCCGATGACCGGTTCACCGCCACCCGGCTCCCCGCCCGCTCGCTGCGCCCCTACCAGGACGAAGCCCTGCGGGCGACACTCGGCGATCTGGACAGCGCAGACCGGGCCCTGTTGGTGCTGGCCACGGGCCTGGGTAAGACGGTCGTCGGCGGAGAGGCCATCGACCGCCATTTGCGCGACCGCCCCCAGGACAAGGTCCTGGTCGTCGCGCCCGCCAAGGACTTGGTGGAGCAGCTCGAACGGGCTCTGTGGCATCACCTGCCCAAGACGGTCCGCACTCAGCTCCTGACCGGAGATCACCGTCCTGACGACCTGCGTGGTGTCACCTGCGCCACCACCACCAGCGCACTCGGCTACGCCCTCGCCGGCTATCGCCCCGCGCTAGTCATGGTCGACGAGGCGCACCACGTCGCCGAGGACGGGCAACTGGCCGAGCTTCTCGATGTCCTCGACGCCAGCCGCCAGTTCGGGGTCACGGCCACCCCCTGGCGCGGTGACCGTTTCGACATCCGCAAACGCTTCGGCGAGCCCAGCTACACCCTTGGCATTGAGGACGGTATGAAGCTGGGCTACCTGTCCGAGGTCCGCTATCGGCTCTACGCGGACAACATCGACTGGGACTTCGTCCGCGGCGTCAGCGACCACAGCTACTCGATCAAGGACCTCAACGCCCGCCTGTTTCTTCCCGAGCGGGACGAAGGTGTGCGCGAGGAATTGATGGAGGTCTGGGCGCGCACCCAGCAGCCCCGCGCCATCGTCTTCTGCCGCACCGTGGAACACGCTGAACGCCTCGCCACTCTTCTCGCGGAGGTGCCGCAGTGGCGCGGAGCGCTCGCCGTGCACGCGAACCTGACCAAGCGGGAGCGCCAGTCCCGGCTGATGAGCTTCCGCAGCGGGAAGACCCCGATCCTGACCGCCGTTGACATCCTCAACGAGGGCGTCGACGTCCCCGACGTGAACATCCTCTGCTTCGCCCGGGTCACACACAGCCGCCGGATCTTCGTCCAGCAACTCGGCCGCGGCCTACGCCTGCGCCCGGGAAAGTCGCACGTCGAGGTCCTGGACTTCGTAAGCGACATCCGCCGTGTGGCCGCTATCTTGAACATCCGCCAGCAGATCGCCGAAGACGAAGTCGAGACCTTGCGCCTGGCGGAGCGCGGAACGAGCTTCGACTTCGCGGACCAGCGCGCGGAGAGCCTGATGCGCGAGTGGATCAAGGACGCGGCCAGTCTGGAAACCTCGCCGGAGGAGAGTCGCCTCCAGTTTCCCGACCCGGCCGCTTTTGGGGGATGA
- a CDS encoding DUF4240 domain-containing protein yields METDAFWQLVETARSRATQAGTVDEALVDLLAARSEREVLEYQERFDELHGALYRWDVWAAAYLIGGGCSDDGFTDFRAGIIAEGRTWYERVAADPDSLAEHPLAAAAAKAGEDYVLFYEEVNYVAPRAFEQLTGDEEDFYQAWEQYDSDAQPCAKAEQIAGIERDMGEDFDFDDAEQMHHRLPRLATLYLSDNPT; encoded by the coding sequence ATGGAGACGGACGCCTTCTGGCAGCTCGTAGAGACCGCGCGCTCTCGCGCCACGCAGGCCGGTACCGTCGACGAGGCGCTGGTCGATCTGCTCGCGGCCCGTTCGGAACGGGAGGTGCTCGAATACCAGGAGCGTTTCGACGAGCTCCACGGTGCTCTGTACCGCTGGGACGTCTGGGCGGCGGCGTACCTGATCGGTGGGGGCTGCTCGGATGACGGCTTCACGGATTTCCGCGCGGGCATCATCGCCGAAGGACGTACGTGGTACGAGCGCGTCGCCGCCGACCCCGACAGCCTCGCCGAACACCCGCTGGCCGCTGCAGCGGCAAAGGCGGGCGAGGACTACGTCCTCTTCTACGAGGAGGTGAACTACGTCGCCCCCCGGGCATTCGAGCAACTCACCGGTGACGAAGAGGACTTCTACCAAGCCTGGGAGCAGTACGACTCGGACGCCCAGCCTTGTGCGAAGGCCGAGCAGATTGCGGGTATCGAGAGGGACATGGGCGAGGACTTCGACTTCGACGACGCCGAACAGATGCACCATCGACTGCCCCGACTCGCCACGCTCTACCTTTCGGACAACCCCACGTGA
- a CDS encoding type II toxin-antitoxin system RelE/ParE family toxin → MSDDWEIEVEPEVRHRLDNLSDHDCLVAEHAAERLLDAPTTLSDPYARHLGNGLRELRFSLRHDGNAVRLTHWLAPDRRIVLLTEFRRTRMREDAEVDRATQARKLCEAEEHTAHEEFTRDVMKGEGP, encoded by the coding sequence ATGAGCGATGACTGGGAGATCGAGGTCGAACCGGAAGTCCGGCATCGGCTGGACAACCTGTCCGACCACGACTGTCTCGTCGCTGAGCATGCGGCTGAACGTCTGCTCGACGCGCCGACCACCCTGTCCGATCCGTATGCGCGACACCTGGGTAACGGCTTACGCGAACTCCGGTTCAGCCTCCGCCACGACGGCAACGCCGTCCGTCTGACGCACTGGCTCGCCCCCGACCGCCGGATCGTGCTGCTGACCGAGTTCCGCAGGACGCGAATGCGGGAGGATGCGGAAGTGGATCGCGCCACGCAGGCCAGGAAGCTGTGCGAAGCCGAGGAGCACACCGCGCACGAAGAGTTCACTCGCGATGTCATGAAGGGAGAAGGACCATGA
- a CDS encoding helix-turn-helix domain-containing protein, whose translation MNHTQWKLARERKAAEGYAEPPEVEAMRTEIRMAFDLGQAVYDRRTELGISQTELARRARMTQPQVSKLELGGTVPTLPLLARLAEALDASLNIALDGDTSTVEFIAHAA comes from the coding sequence ATGAACCACACCCAGTGGAAGCTCGCCCGCGAGCGCAAGGCTGCGGAAGGCTACGCCGAGCCTCCTGAGGTGGAAGCGATGCGCACCGAGATCCGGATGGCCTTCGATCTCGGACAAGCGGTGTACGACCGCCGGACCGAGCTGGGTATCTCCCAGACCGAGCTGGCCAGGCGAGCCCGTATGACGCAGCCCCAGGTGTCGAAACTCGAACTCGGCGGCACCGTCCCGACCCTTCCGCTCCTTGCCCGGCTCGCCGAGGCACTCGACGCGTCGCTCAACATCGCTCTCGACGGTGACACCTCCACCGTCGAGTTCATCGCGCACGCCGCCTGA
- a CDS encoding restriction endonuclease, translating to MAAEPMPTKPISPAAYGALETALKHIFWYKSDLEGFIRRWAKGYPGLLAGLDFSGYKWRTAEEFVDRLQADEGQYGKLAISLMIEVSEMPSFPKLKRHEDADTLIAEAREAVAALKSCIDRHRGLIANEARFTSDLADRRAAAESRRSFAQRLSELKDEFLRLEREPNRQKAGREFEPFLNQLFRLFDLDPRLSYSLPYEQIDGSITYDTDVYIVEAKWLKEPVEVHYLGSFVEKVRHKGKNALGLYISVHGFTKGAKERYAEGTCFITMEGIDLFAVLDGHTTLDELLSRKKRHANDTGSCYYPASLMMSE from the coding sequence GTGGCAGCTGAGCCGATGCCCACGAAGCCGATCAGTCCGGCCGCATACGGTGCGCTTGAAACCGCCCTCAAGCATATTTTCTGGTACAAGAGCGACCTCGAGGGCTTCATCCGACGGTGGGCCAAGGGGTACCCGGGACTCCTCGCTGGCCTGGACTTCTCTGGTTACAAATGGCGGACCGCCGAGGAGTTCGTGGACCGGCTACAGGCGGACGAGGGGCAGTACGGCAAACTCGCGATCAGCCTCATGATCGAAGTTTCGGAGATGCCGAGCTTCCCCAAGCTCAAGCGGCACGAGGATGCCGACACGCTGATCGCGGAGGCCCGAGAAGCAGTAGCAGCACTGAAGAGCTGCATCGACAGGCACCGGGGTCTCATCGCGAACGAGGCCCGCTTCACGAGCGACCTGGCAGACCGCCGCGCGGCGGCCGAGAGCCGCCGCAGTTTTGCCCAGCGACTTTCGGAACTGAAGGACGAGTTCCTGCGCCTGGAGAGAGAACCCAACCGCCAGAAGGCTGGACGTGAGTTTGAGCCCTTCCTCAACCAGCTCTTCCGCTTGTTCGACCTGGACCCGCGGCTGTCCTACAGCCTGCCGTATGAGCAGATCGACGGTTCCATCACCTACGACACCGACGTTTACATCGTGGAGGCGAAGTGGTTGAAGGAGCCGGTTGAGGTTCATTACCTCGGCAGCTTCGTTGAGAAGGTGCGGCACAAGGGCAAGAACGCGCTTGGCTTGTACATCAGCGTGCACGGGTTCACGAAGGGCGCCAAGGAACGCTATGCCGAGGGGACGTGCTTCATCACGATGGAGGGCATCGACCTCTTTGCTGTGCTCGACGGGCACACCACGCTCGATGAGCTGCTGAGCCGCAAGAAACGACACGCCAACGACACCGGCAGCTGCTACTACCCAGCCTCATTGATGATGAGCGAGTGA
- a CDS encoding ISAs1 family transposase, with translation MVPDPRRAKGRRHPLAFVLALTACAVLAGARSLTAIAEWAADAPATVLAALGGPNREPSGPTAPAEATVRRILQRIDGNALDNAIGTWLAARDPGRTPRDQDLFKQSRRSLAVDGKTVRGARRADGSQVHLLAAMTGTGLVTAQREVDGKTNEITVFRPLLAELDLTDTVVTFDALHSQTAHARFLVEDKKAHYIAVIKGNQPLLHKRLKHLPWRDVPLLDKTRATAHGRNEIRRVKTATVADLDFPHAAQAVQIVRRRRIVATGKVTLERVYAVTDLAAEQAQADEIAHHVRGHWGIENQLHHIRDTTYAEDASRVRTGTAPRAMASLRNLAIGALRLAGHTGIAASLRHHARDATRPLATLGIT, from the coding sequence GTGGTACCCGATCCGCGCCGGGCCAAGGGCCGCCGCCATCCCCTCGCCTTCGTCCTCGCGCTGACCGCCTGCGCGGTGCTGGCCGGCGCGAGATCCCTGACCGCGATCGCGGAGTGGGCCGCAGACGCCCCGGCCACCGTGCTTGCCGCCCTCGGCGGCCCGAACCGGGAACCCAGCGGCCCGACCGCTCCGGCCGAGGCCACCGTGCGCCGAATCCTGCAACGCATCGACGGCAACGCACTCGACAACGCGATCGGCACCTGGCTCGCCGCTCGGGACCCCGGCCGCACACCGAGGGACCAGGACCTGTTCAAGCAGTCCCGGCGTTCCCTGGCCGTGGACGGAAAGACGGTGCGGGGCGCCCGCCGCGCGGACGGCAGCCAAGTCCACCTCCTTGCCGCGATGACCGGCACCGGCCTGGTCACCGCCCAGCGCGAGGTGGACGGCAAGACCAACGAAATCACCGTCTTCCGGCCCCTGCTCGCAGAGCTCGACCTGACCGACACCGTGGTCACCTTCGACGCCCTGCACTCCCAGACCGCGCACGCCCGCTTCCTCGTCGAGGACAAGAAAGCCCACTACATCGCCGTGATCAAGGGGAACCAGCCGTTGCTGCACAAACGCCTCAAGCACCTGCCCTGGCGAGACGTGCCGTTGCTGGACAAGACCCGCGCCACCGCGCACGGCCGCAACGAGATCCGCCGGGTCAAGACCGCCACCGTCGCCGACCTGGACTTCCCGCACGCCGCGCAGGCCGTCCAGATCGTGCGCCGCCGCCGCATCGTCGCCACTGGCAAGGTCACTCTCGAACGCGTCTACGCGGTCACCGACCTGGCCGCCGAGCAAGCACAGGCCGACGAAATCGCGCACCACGTCCGCGGACACTGGGGCATCGAGAACCAACTCCACCACATACGCGACACCACCTACGCCGAGGACGCCTCCCGCGTCCGCACCGGCACAGCCCCACGAGCCATGGCCAGCCTCCGCAACCTCGCCATCGGAGCCCTCCGCCTCGCCGGACACACCGGCATCGCCGCCAGTCTCCGCCACCACGCACGCGACGCCACCCGCCCGCTCGCCACCCTCGGCATCACGTGA